Proteins encoded within one genomic window of Brassica rapa cultivar Chiifu-401-42 chromosome A09, CAAS_Brap_v3.01, whole genome shotgun sequence:
- the LOC103843477 gene encoding protein SMAX1-LIKE 6 isoform X3: MPTPVNTARECLTEEATRALNDAVAVARRRSHAQTTSLHAVSALLAMPSSILREVCVSRASRSTPYSSGLQFRALELCVGVSLDRLPSSSKSTTTTEEEDPPVSNSLMAAIKRSQANQRRHPESYHLQQIHVSGCQTTVLKVELKYFILSILDDPIVNRVFTEAGFRSSDIKLDVLHPPVTQLSSRFSRASRCPPLFPFSGSSGLDENCRRIGEVLCRKERRNPLLVGTCANEALKTFTGAINSGNQTFLPPEVSGLSIVSIEKEINDVLADGSRTDEELDDLVRVAEGDGSKSSGMVLNLGELKVLTGETSSNVLECLVLKLSDLLKHRSGKLWFIGCASSNETYTKLLERFPTVDKDWDLHVLPITSSRPLTQGVYPKSSLMGSFVPFGGFFSSTSDYRVPLSNTLNQTLPRCHLCNEKYLQEVAALVKTGSSHSTSDQSPEKLPSWLRAAESELDKGPTSSTKAIDDDTNTLASQTTALQKKWDNICQSTHHTPAFHKLGYPTVSPQFPVQTPESSLETTSKLLNQPFSNTKQKEDLTTSVPNRVMGSPLSCVTTDLGLGVVTTLSSSLEHKYQNDFKSLRESLSRKVPHQTEAANAISQIICDARRNRTSGTWLALLGPDRVGKKKVASVLSEAFFGGQENCISVDFAGEHSYRGKTVVDYLTGELSRKPHSVVFLENVEKSEFPDQRRLSEAVSTGRLRDSHGRVISMKNVIVIIAKEKDHVINEPVTFSEERVLSAKSWRLQIKLADGVKKRKHEEETELRAEKVQRSYLDLNLPLDESGVSLDLETEEARAWFDGFMEQVDGKVTFKEVDFDGLAKSIREKIVLHFKMCFGGETSLEIDEDVMVQILAAFWSSGEEERDVVDQWMRTVLALSFAEARVKYGLNPKVVVKLVASRDLSGGVELPERVDVM, from the exons ATGCCGACGCCGGTGAACACGGCGAGAGAATGCTTAACGGAGGAAGCCACTCGTGCCCTCAACGACGCAGTCGCAGTTGCCCGTCGGAGGAGCCACGCGCAGACAACGTCTCTCCACGCCGTATCCGCTCTTCTAGCGATGCCGTCGTCCATTCTCCGGGAGGTCTGCGTCTCACGCGCCTCCCGGAGCACCCCGTACTCCTCGGGACTTCAGTTCCGAGCTCTGGAGCTCTGCGTCGGCGTCTCTCTCGATAGACTCCCGTCTTCGTCCAAGTCTACTACGACGACGGAGGAAGAAGATCCGCCCGTGTCGAATTCGCTCATGGCGGCGATCAAACGGTCTCAGGCGAATCAGAGACGGCACCCCGAGAGTTATCACCTCCAGCAGATCCACGTCAGCGGATGTCAGACGACGGTTTTGAAAGTTGAGTTGAAGTACTTTATACTATCCATCCTCGACGATCCGATTGTGAACCGGGTCTTCACCGAAGCGGGCTTTCGGAGCTCCGATATCAAGCTCGACGTGCTTCACCCTCCGGTGACGCAGCTCTCTTCCCGCTTCTCGAGAGCTTCTCGCTGTCCTCCTCTCTTCCCGTTTAGTGGGAGCAGTGGTTTGGATGAGAATTGTCGGAGAATCGGAGAAGTGTTGTGTCGGAAAGAGAGGAGGAACCCGCTCCTTGTCGGAACTTGCGCTAACGAAGCTCTTAAAACGTTCACGGGCGCGATCAACAGTGGGAACCAAACGTTTCTTCCTCCGGAGGTAAGCGGGTTAAGCATAGTTAGCATAGAGAAGGAGATTAACGACGTTTTAGCCGATGGATCAAGAACCGACGAGGAGCTTGATGATCTAGTAAGAGTCGCAGAGGGAGATGGCTCGAAATCATCGGGGATGGTGCTTAATCTGGGAGAGTTGAAGGTCCTAACCGGCGAAACTTCTTCCAATGTTTTGGAGTGTTTGGTGTTGAAGCTGTCGGATTTGTTGAAACATCGAAGTGGTAAACTTTGGTTCATTGGATGTGCATCGAGCAACGAGACTTACACGAAGCTTTTGGAACGGTTTCCTACGGTTGATAAAGATTGGGACCTTCATGTTCTTCCTATCACATCCTCAAGACCCTTGACTCAAGGGGTTTACCCAAAATCAAG CTTGATGGGATCGTTTGTTCCGTTTGGAGGCTTCTTTTCATCTACATCAGACTATAGAGTACCGTTGAGTAACACACTGAATCAAACGCTCCCCAGATGTCACCTCTGCAACGAGAAGTATCTGCAAGAAGTAGCTGCCCTTGTCAAAACCGGTTCAAGTCACTCTACGTCTGATCAATCTCCTGAGAAGTTACCCTCTTGGTTACGCGCTGCAGAGTCCGAGTTAGACAAGGGACCGACGAGCAGCACCAAG GCTATAGATGATGACACAAACACATTAGCCTCTCAAACCACAGCTCTCCAGAAGAAATGGGACAACATATGCCAAAGTACCCATCATACTCCAGCGTTTCATAAACTCGGTTATCCGACCGTGAGTCCCCAGTTCCCAGTTCAG ACTCCTGAAAGCTCTCTTGAGACCACCAGTAAACTGCTTAATCAGCCATTctcaaatacaaaacaaaaggaGGATCTCACTACATCAGTGCCTAACCGTGTTATGGGTTCTCCTTTGAGCTGTGTTACTACAGACTTAGGCTTGGGAG TGGTGACGACTCTAAGCTCTTCCTTAGAACACAAGTATCAGAACGATTTCAAGTCTCTCAGAGAATCACTCTCTCGTAAAGTCCCTCACCAGACCGAAGCTGCGAATGCAATTAGTCAAATCATCTGCGACGCGAGAAGAAACCGCACGAGTGGAACTTGGCTGGCTCTTCTTGGACCGGATAGAGTCGGGAAGAAGAAAGTAGCTTCGGTTCTGTCTGAAGCCTTCTTTGGTGGCCAAGAAAACTGCATCTCTGTGGATTTCGCGGGAGAACACTCTTATAGAGGCAAGACAGTGGTTGATTACCTAACGGGAGAGTTATCTAGAAAGCCACACTCAGTTGTGTTCCTCGAAAACGTGGAGAAGTCAGAGTTCCCGGATCAGAGGAGATTGTCTGAAGCTGTGAGTACAGGGAGACTCCGTGACTCGCATGGGAGAGTGATCAGTATGAAGAATGTAATTGTTATTATCGCCAAGGAGAAAGATCATGTTATTAATGAGCCTGTGACGTTCTCTGAGGAGAGAGTTCTCAGCGCGAAAAGCTGGAGACTGCAGATTAAGTTAGCTGATGGTGTAAAGAAGAGAAAACACGAGGAAGAGACAGAGCTGCGTGCAGAGAAGGTGCAGCGTTCGTATCTTGATCTGAATCTACCACTGGATGAGTCAGGAGTTAGTTTGGATCTTGAAACAGAGGAGGCAAGAGCTTGGTTCGATGGTTTCATGGAGCAGGTAGATGGAAAGGTGACGTTCAAGGAGGTTGATTTCGATGGGTTAGCTAAAAGCATTCGAGAGAAGATCGTTTTGCATTTTAAGATGTGTTTTGGAGGTGAAACAAGTTTAGAGATAGATGAGGACGTGATGGTTCAGATTCTTGCGGCTTTTTGGTCATCGGGGGAAGAAGAGAGGGACGTTGTTGATCAGTGGATGAGAACAGTTCTTGCTCTTAGCTTTGCTGAAGCGAGGGTAAAGTATGGTTTGAATCCTAAGGTCGTTGTGAAGCTGGTTGCTTCTAGAGATTTATCTGGCGGAGTAGAGTTGCCGGAGAGGGTGGATGTGATGTGA
- the LOC103843477 gene encoding protein SMAX1-LIKE 6 isoform X1 — MPTPVNTARECLTEEATRALNDAVAVARRRSHAQTTSLHAVSALLAMPSSILREVCVSRASRSTPYSSGLQFRALELCVGVSLDRLPSSSKSTTTTEEEDPPVSNSLMAAIKRSQANQRRHPESYHLQQIHVSGCQTTVLKVELKYFILSILDDPIVNRVFTEAGFRSSDIKLDVLHPPVTQLSSRFSRASRCPPLFPFSGSSGLDENCRRIGEVLCRKERRNPLLVGTCANEALKTFTGAINSGNQTFLPPEVSGLSIVSIEKEINDVLADGSRTDEELDDLVRVAEGDGSKSSGMVLNLGELKVLTGETSSNVLECLVLKLSDLLKHRSGKLWFIGCASSNETYTKLLERFPTVDKDWDLHVLPITSSRPLTQGVYPKSSLMGSFVPFGGFFSSTSDYRVPLSNTLNQTLPRCHLCNEKYLQEVAALVKTGSSHSTSDQSPEKLPSWLRAAESELDKGPTSSTKAIDDDTNTLASQTTALQKKWDNICQSTHHTPAFHKLGYPTVSPQFPVQTVRSPAEKSSPGTPSRTPESSLETTSKLLNQPFSNTKQKEDLTTSVPNRVMGSPLSCVTTDLGLGAIYASKSENETNTMREKPLLVTTLSSSLEHKYQNDFKSLRESLSRKVPHQTEAANAISQIICDARRNRTSGTWLALLGPDRVGKKKVASVLSEAFFGGQENCISVDFAGEHSYRGKTVVDYLTGELSRKPHSVVFLENVEKSEFPDQRRLSEAVSTGRLRDSHGRVISMKNVIVIIAKEKDHVINEPVTFSEERVLSAKSWRLQIKLADGVKKRKHEEETELRAEKVQRSYLDLNLPLDESGVSLDLETEEARAWFDGFMEQVDGKVTFKEVDFDGLAKSIREKIVLHFKMCFGGETSLEIDEDVMVQILAAFWSSGEEERDVVDQWMRTVLALSFAEARVKYGLNPKVVVKLVASRDLSGGVELPERVDVM, encoded by the exons ATGCCGACGCCGGTGAACACGGCGAGAGAATGCTTAACGGAGGAAGCCACTCGTGCCCTCAACGACGCAGTCGCAGTTGCCCGTCGGAGGAGCCACGCGCAGACAACGTCTCTCCACGCCGTATCCGCTCTTCTAGCGATGCCGTCGTCCATTCTCCGGGAGGTCTGCGTCTCACGCGCCTCCCGGAGCACCCCGTACTCCTCGGGACTTCAGTTCCGAGCTCTGGAGCTCTGCGTCGGCGTCTCTCTCGATAGACTCCCGTCTTCGTCCAAGTCTACTACGACGACGGAGGAAGAAGATCCGCCCGTGTCGAATTCGCTCATGGCGGCGATCAAACGGTCTCAGGCGAATCAGAGACGGCACCCCGAGAGTTATCACCTCCAGCAGATCCACGTCAGCGGATGTCAGACGACGGTTTTGAAAGTTGAGTTGAAGTACTTTATACTATCCATCCTCGACGATCCGATTGTGAACCGGGTCTTCACCGAAGCGGGCTTTCGGAGCTCCGATATCAAGCTCGACGTGCTTCACCCTCCGGTGACGCAGCTCTCTTCCCGCTTCTCGAGAGCTTCTCGCTGTCCTCCTCTCTTCCCGTTTAGTGGGAGCAGTGGTTTGGATGAGAATTGTCGGAGAATCGGAGAAGTGTTGTGTCGGAAAGAGAGGAGGAACCCGCTCCTTGTCGGAACTTGCGCTAACGAAGCTCTTAAAACGTTCACGGGCGCGATCAACAGTGGGAACCAAACGTTTCTTCCTCCGGAGGTAAGCGGGTTAAGCATAGTTAGCATAGAGAAGGAGATTAACGACGTTTTAGCCGATGGATCAAGAACCGACGAGGAGCTTGATGATCTAGTAAGAGTCGCAGAGGGAGATGGCTCGAAATCATCGGGGATGGTGCTTAATCTGGGAGAGTTGAAGGTCCTAACCGGCGAAACTTCTTCCAATGTTTTGGAGTGTTTGGTGTTGAAGCTGTCGGATTTGTTGAAACATCGAAGTGGTAAACTTTGGTTCATTGGATGTGCATCGAGCAACGAGACTTACACGAAGCTTTTGGAACGGTTTCCTACGGTTGATAAAGATTGGGACCTTCATGTTCTTCCTATCACATCCTCAAGACCCTTGACTCAAGGGGTTTACCCAAAATCAAG CTTGATGGGATCGTTTGTTCCGTTTGGAGGCTTCTTTTCATCTACATCAGACTATAGAGTACCGTTGAGTAACACACTGAATCAAACGCTCCCCAGATGTCACCTCTGCAACGAGAAGTATCTGCAAGAAGTAGCTGCCCTTGTCAAAACCGGTTCAAGTCACTCTACGTCTGATCAATCTCCTGAGAAGTTACCCTCTTGGTTACGCGCTGCAGAGTCCGAGTTAGACAAGGGACCGACGAGCAGCACCAAG GCTATAGATGATGACACAAACACATTAGCCTCTCAAACCACAGCTCTCCAGAAGAAATGGGACAACATATGCCAAAGTACCCATCATACTCCAGCGTTTCATAAACTCGGTTATCCGACCGTGAGTCCCCAGTTCCCAGTTCAGACCGTAAGAAGCCCAGCTGAGAAAAGTAGTCCCGGGACTCCAAGCAGAACTCCTGAAAGCTCTCTTGAGACCACCAGTAAACTGCTTAATCAGCCATTctcaaatacaaaacaaaaggaGGATCTCACTACATCAGTGCCTAACCGTGTTATGGGTTCTCCTTTGAGCTGTGTTACTACAGACTTAGGCTTGGGAGCAATCTATGCATCAAAAAGTGAGAATGAAACAAACACAATGAGAGAGAAACCGTTGCTGGTGACGACTCTAAGCTCTTCCTTAGAACACAAGTATCAGAACGATTTCAAGTCTCTCAGAGAATCACTCTCTCGTAAAGTCCCTCACCAGACCGAAGCTGCGAATGCAATTAGTCAAATCATCTGCGACGCGAGAAGAAACCGCACGAGTGGAACTTGGCTGGCTCTTCTTGGACCGGATAGAGTCGGGAAGAAGAAAGTAGCTTCGGTTCTGTCTGAAGCCTTCTTTGGTGGCCAAGAAAACTGCATCTCTGTGGATTTCGCGGGAGAACACTCTTATAGAGGCAAGACAGTGGTTGATTACCTAACGGGAGAGTTATCTAGAAAGCCACACTCAGTTGTGTTCCTCGAAAACGTGGAGAAGTCAGAGTTCCCGGATCAGAGGAGATTGTCTGAAGCTGTGAGTACAGGGAGACTCCGTGACTCGCATGGGAGAGTGATCAGTATGAAGAATGTAATTGTTATTATCGCCAAGGAGAAAGATCATGTTATTAATGAGCCTGTGACGTTCTCTGAGGAGAGAGTTCTCAGCGCGAAAAGCTGGAGACTGCAGATTAAGTTAGCTGATGGTGTAAAGAAGAGAAAACACGAGGAAGAGACAGAGCTGCGTGCAGAGAAGGTGCAGCGTTCGTATCTTGATCTGAATCTACCACTGGATGAGTCAGGAGTTAGTTTGGATCTTGAAACAGAGGAGGCAAGAGCTTGGTTCGATGGTTTCATGGAGCAGGTAGATGGAAAGGTGACGTTCAAGGAGGTTGATTTCGATGGGTTAGCTAAAAGCATTCGAGAGAAGATCGTTTTGCATTTTAAGATGTGTTTTGGAGGTGAAACAAGTTTAGAGATAGATGAGGACGTGATGGTTCAGATTCTTGCGGCTTTTTGGTCATCGGGGGAAGAAGAGAGGGACGTTGTTGATCAGTGGATGAGAACAGTTCTTGCTCTTAGCTTTGCTGAAGCGAGGGTAAAGTATGGTTTGAATCCTAAGGTCGTTGTGAAGCTGGTTGCTTCTAGAGATTTATCTGGCGGAGTAGAGTTGCCGGAGAGGGTGGATGTGATGTGA
- the LOC103843478 gene encoding ran-binding protein 1 homolog a, with protein MATNEPEHEHRYAEESGANEDEDTGAQVAPIVRLEEVAVTTGEEDEDAVLDLKSKLYRFDKEANQWKERGAGTVKLLKHKSTGKIRLVMRQSKTLKICANHFVKQGMSVQEHVGNEKSCVWHARDFADGELKDELFCIRFASIENCKAFMQKFNEVAESEVEKEESKDASDAAGLLEKLTVEETKTEEKPVEKVKTEVEPEEKTKTEPEKADEEKKTEEAVAPST; from the exons ATGGCAACCAACGAACCCGAGCACGAGCACAGATACGCGGAGGAATCCGGAGCTAACGAGGATGAGGACACCGGAGCTCAGGTCGCTCCGATCGTTAGGCTTGAGGAGGTTGCCGTCACTACCGGTGAGGAAGACGAAGACGCCGTCCTCGATCT GAAATCGAAGCTGTATCGGTTCGATAAGGAAGCGAATCAGTGGAAGGAGAGAGGTGCTGGTACTGTGAAGCTCTTGAAGCATAAGAGCACTGGCAAGATTAGGCTCGTTATGAGGCAATCGAAAACTCTCAAGATCTGTGCTAATCATTTCG TTAAGCAGGGCATGAGTGTTCAGGAACACGTTGGGAATGAGAAGTCTTGCGTGTGGCACGCTCGTGACTTTGCTGATGGGGAGCTGAAGGATGAGCTTTTCTGCATCCGTTTTGCTTCAATTGAGA ACTGCAAAGCATTTATGCAGAAGTTCAATGAAGTTGCTGAATCCGAAgtagagaaagaagagagcaaagaTGCCTCTGACGCAGCTGGTCTTCTTGAGAAGTTGACCGTGGAAGAGACGAAAACAGAGGAGAAACCTGTGGAGAAGGTAAAGACCGAAGTGGAACCAGAGGAAAAGACAAAAACCGAGCCAGAGAAAGCTGATGAAGAAAAGAAAACCGAAGAGGCTGTTGCTCCCTCAACTTAA
- the LOC103843477 gene encoding protein SMAX1-LIKE 6 isoform X2 has translation MPTPVNTARECLTEEATRALNDAVAVARRRSHAQTTSLHAVSALLAMPSSILREVCVSRASRSTPYSSGLQFRALELCVGVSLDRLPSSSKSTTTTEEEDPPVSNSLMAAIKRSQANQRRHPESYHLQQIHVSGCQTTVLKVELKYFILSILDDPIVNRVFTEAGFRSSDIKLDVLHPPVTQLSSRFSRASRCPPLFPFSGSSGLDENCRRIGEVLCRKERRNPLLVGTCANEALKTFTGAINSGNQTFLPPEVSGLSIVSIEKEINDVLADGSRTDEELDDLVRVAEGDGSKSSGMVLNLGELKVLTGETSSNVLECLVLKLSDLLKHRSGKLWFIGCASSNETYTKLLERFPTVDKDWDLHVLPITSSRPLTQGVYPKSSLMGSFVPFGGFFSSTSDYRVPLSNTLNQTLPRCHLCNEKYLQEVAALVKTGSSHSTSDQSPEKLPSWLRAAESELDKGPTSSTKAIDDDTNTLASQTTALQKKWDNICQSTHHTPAFHKLGYPTVSPQFPVQTVRSPAEKSSPGTPSRTPESSLETTSKLLNQPFSNTKQKEDLTTSVPNRVMGSPLSCVTTDLGLGVVTTLSSSLEHKYQNDFKSLRESLSRKVPHQTEAANAISQIICDARRNRTSGTWLALLGPDRVGKKKVASVLSEAFFGGQENCISVDFAGEHSYRGKTVVDYLTGELSRKPHSVVFLENVEKSEFPDQRRLSEAVSTGRLRDSHGRVISMKNVIVIIAKEKDHVINEPVTFSEERVLSAKSWRLQIKLADGVKKRKHEEETELRAEKVQRSYLDLNLPLDESGVSLDLETEEARAWFDGFMEQVDGKVTFKEVDFDGLAKSIREKIVLHFKMCFGGETSLEIDEDVMVQILAAFWSSGEEERDVVDQWMRTVLALSFAEARVKYGLNPKVVVKLVASRDLSGGVELPERVDVM, from the exons ATGCCGACGCCGGTGAACACGGCGAGAGAATGCTTAACGGAGGAAGCCACTCGTGCCCTCAACGACGCAGTCGCAGTTGCCCGTCGGAGGAGCCACGCGCAGACAACGTCTCTCCACGCCGTATCCGCTCTTCTAGCGATGCCGTCGTCCATTCTCCGGGAGGTCTGCGTCTCACGCGCCTCCCGGAGCACCCCGTACTCCTCGGGACTTCAGTTCCGAGCTCTGGAGCTCTGCGTCGGCGTCTCTCTCGATAGACTCCCGTCTTCGTCCAAGTCTACTACGACGACGGAGGAAGAAGATCCGCCCGTGTCGAATTCGCTCATGGCGGCGATCAAACGGTCTCAGGCGAATCAGAGACGGCACCCCGAGAGTTATCACCTCCAGCAGATCCACGTCAGCGGATGTCAGACGACGGTTTTGAAAGTTGAGTTGAAGTACTTTATACTATCCATCCTCGACGATCCGATTGTGAACCGGGTCTTCACCGAAGCGGGCTTTCGGAGCTCCGATATCAAGCTCGACGTGCTTCACCCTCCGGTGACGCAGCTCTCTTCCCGCTTCTCGAGAGCTTCTCGCTGTCCTCCTCTCTTCCCGTTTAGTGGGAGCAGTGGTTTGGATGAGAATTGTCGGAGAATCGGAGAAGTGTTGTGTCGGAAAGAGAGGAGGAACCCGCTCCTTGTCGGAACTTGCGCTAACGAAGCTCTTAAAACGTTCACGGGCGCGATCAACAGTGGGAACCAAACGTTTCTTCCTCCGGAGGTAAGCGGGTTAAGCATAGTTAGCATAGAGAAGGAGATTAACGACGTTTTAGCCGATGGATCAAGAACCGACGAGGAGCTTGATGATCTAGTAAGAGTCGCAGAGGGAGATGGCTCGAAATCATCGGGGATGGTGCTTAATCTGGGAGAGTTGAAGGTCCTAACCGGCGAAACTTCTTCCAATGTTTTGGAGTGTTTGGTGTTGAAGCTGTCGGATTTGTTGAAACATCGAAGTGGTAAACTTTGGTTCATTGGATGTGCATCGAGCAACGAGACTTACACGAAGCTTTTGGAACGGTTTCCTACGGTTGATAAAGATTGGGACCTTCATGTTCTTCCTATCACATCCTCAAGACCCTTGACTCAAGGGGTTTACCCAAAATCAAG CTTGATGGGATCGTTTGTTCCGTTTGGAGGCTTCTTTTCATCTACATCAGACTATAGAGTACCGTTGAGTAACACACTGAATCAAACGCTCCCCAGATGTCACCTCTGCAACGAGAAGTATCTGCAAGAAGTAGCTGCCCTTGTCAAAACCGGTTCAAGTCACTCTACGTCTGATCAATCTCCTGAGAAGTTACCCTCTTGGTTACGCGCTGCAGAGTCCGAGTTAGACAAGGGACCGACGAGCAGCACCAAG GCTATAGATGATGACACAAACACATTAGCCTCTCAAACCACAGCTCTCCAGAAGAAATGGGACAACATATGCCAAAGTACCCATCATACTCCAGCGTTTCATAAACTCGGTTATCCGACCGTGAGTCCCCAGTTCCCAGTTCAGACCGTAAGAAGCCCAGCTGAGAAAAGTAGTCCCGGGACTCCAAGCAGAACTCCTGAAAGCTCTCTTGAGACCACCAGTAAACTGCTTAATCAGCCATTctcaaatacaaaacaaaaggaGGATCTCACTACATCAGTGCCTAACCGTGTTATGGGTTCTCCTTTGAGCTGTGTTACTACAGACTTAGGCTTGGGAG TGGTGACGACTCTAAGCTCTTCCTTAGAACACAAGTATCAGAACGATTTCAAGTCTCTCAGAGAATCACTCTCTCGTAAAGTCCCTCACCAGACCGAAGCTGCGAATGCAATTAGTCAAATCATCTGCGACGCGAGAAGAAACCGCACGAGTGGAACTTGGCTGGCTCTTCTTGGACCGGATAGAGTCGGGAAGAAGAAAGTAGCTTCGGTTCTGTCTGAAGCCTTCTTTGGTGGCCAAGAAAACTGCATCTCTGTGGATTTCGCGGGAGAACACTCTTATAGAGGCAAGACAGTGGTTGATTACCTAACGGGAGAGTTATCTAGAAAGCCACACTCAGTTGTGTTCCTCGAAAACGTGGAGAAGTCAGAGTTCCCGGATCAGAGGAGATTGTCTGAAGCTGTGAGTACAGGGAGACTCCGTGACTCGCATGGGAGAGTGATCAGTATGAAGAATGTAATTGTTATTATCGCCAAGGAGAAAGATCATGTTATTAATGAGCCTGTGACGTTCTCTGAGGAGAGAGTTCTCAGCGCGAAAAGCTGGAGACTGCAGATTAAGTTAGCTGATGGTGTAAAGAAGAGAAAACACGAGGAAGAGACAGAGCTGCGTGCAGAGAAGGTGCAGCGTTCGTATCTTGATCTGAATCTACCACTGGATGAGTCAGGAGTTAGTTTGGATCTTGAAACAGAGGAGGCAAGAGCTTGGTTCGATGGTTTCATGGAGCAGGTAGATGGAAAGGTGACGTTCAAGGAGGTTGATTTCGATGGGTTAGCTAAAAGCATTCGAGAGAAGATCGTTTTGCATTTTAAGATGTGTTTTGGAGGTGAAACAAGTTTAGAGATAGATGAGGACGTGATGGTTCAGATTCTTGCGGCTTTTTGGTCATCGGGGGAAGAAGAGAGGGACGTTGTTGATCAGTGGATGAGAACAGTTCTTGCTCTTAGCTTTGCTGAAGCGAGGGTAAAGTATGGTTTGAATCCTAAGGTCGTTGTGAAGCTGGTTGCTTCTAGAGATTTATCTGGCGGAGTAGAGTTGCCGGAGAGGGTGGATGTGATGTGA